One part of the Elusimicrobiaceae bacterium genome encodes these proteins:
- a CDS encoding prepilin-type N-terminal cleavage/methylation domain-containing protein, with amino-acid sequence MKKGFTLIELLIVVLIIGVLSAIALPQYEKAVEKSRAAEPMTLLSALGKAQEVYYMANGTYADTFDLLDVQIPNNYQSSDKCSLFNDSTDCVANQDWAIGFLEDKTWGWTFFFAVRLQGKYAVKENSENQAVLLYLSKRPSNTSQALPQHEHTVMCSSNGNYCKTVLGGKAFSGWRNSNSGGSHTNHTL; translated from the coding sequence ATGAAAAAAGGATTCACCTTAATTGAACTGTTAATAGTTGTGTTAATTATAGGCGTACTGAGCGCCATTGCCCTGCCGCAATATGAAAAAGCCGTGGAAAAGAGCCGGGCCGCAGAACCCATGACTTTACTTAGTGCTCTAGGTAAAGCCCAAGAAGTATATTATATGGCTAACGGAACCTATGCAGATACTTTTGATTTATTAGATGTGCAAATACCCAATAATTATCAATCTTCAGACAAGTGTTCTTTATTTAATGATAGTACGGATTGCGTGGCAAACCAAGACTGGGCTATTGGCTTTTTAGAAGATAAAACTTGGGGATGGACTTTCTTTTTTGCAGTACGTTTGCAGGGAAAGTATGCTGTAAAAGAAAATAGTGAAAATCAAGCTGTACTACTATATTTATCAAAACGCCCATCTAACACTAGTCAAGCTTTGCCACAACATGAACATACCGTTATGTGTTCATCAAATGGAAATTATTGTAAAACTGTACTCGGCGGAAAAGCATTTAGTGGGTGGAGAAATTCAAACAGTGGGGGCTCGCATACAAATCACACCTTATAG
- a CDS encoding NAD(+)/NADH kinase, giving the protein MSFSNILLVCNPSQSQAAKTAEHLADFLHTKKCACTITDDYKTIPGTPADLCISLGGDGTILRCARITAPLHIPVLPINCGSLGFLSACEAHEAELVLSHILDGKYNIHTRWLLSADIFRAGQPDVKGALAFNDCVIKASQPRAYTLQAQRNGQFFKQFYGDGVIIATPSGSTAYSLAAGGPIVEPQLDVWTITSICPHSLADRALLLNAQAELTFFPQFKNPADRAAVSLDGQENFILQNADRVVLRRATCQAQLITTENFDFFNRLHQKLEWGTR; this is encoded by the coding sequence ATGAGTTTTTCCAATATCCTACTAGTGTGCAATCCCTCGCAATCGCAGGCCGCGAAAACCGCGGAGCACTTGGCGGATTTTTTGCATACCAAAAAATGCGCGTGCACGATTACCGATGACTATAAAACTATCCCCGGTACGCCCGCGGATTTGTGTATTAGTTTAGGCGGGGACGGCACCATTTTGCGTTGCGCACGCATTACCGCGCCGCTGCACATTCCCGTACTGCCGATTAATTGCGGCAGCTTGGGTTTTTTGTCGGCGTGCGAGGCACACGAAGCGGAACTCGTTTTATCCCATATTTTAGACGGAAAATACAACATTCATACGCGCTGGCTTTTGTCGGCCGATATTTTCCGCGCCGGGCAGCCCGATGTCAAAGGCGCACTGGCCTTTAATGATTGCGTCATTAAAGCCAGCCAGCCGCGTGCCTACACCTTGCAAGCCCAGCGCAACGGACAATTTTTCAAACAGTTTTACGGGGATGGTGTGATTATTGCTACGCCGTCGGGCTCTACCGCTTATTCGTTAGCGGCCGGCGGGCCGATTGTAGAGCCGCAACTAGATGTATGGACCATTACGTCCATTTGCCCGCATTCGCTAGCTGACCGCGCTTTGCTGCTCAATGCGCAAGCCGAGTTGACTTTCTTTCCGCAATTTAAGAACCCGGCCGACCGGGCCGCGGTGAGTTTAGACGGTCAAGAAAATTTTATCTTGCAAAATGCAGACCGCGTAGTCTTGCGCCGCGCCACTTGCCAGGCGCAGTTAATCACTACGGAAAATTTTGACTTTTTCAATCGTCTGCACCAAAAATTAGAATGGGGGACCCGCTAA
- the recN gene encoding DNA repair protein RecN — translation MLRQLTVRNFAIISSVSFTPKPGLNVFTGETGAGKSVAIAALGFVLGARGSVSLIKDGTDKLEVSAVFDNSLSKTLQQKYNISSATFTLTRTLDRGGKGKSYIDGKPVPAAALAELGQQLVDFHGQHEHQSLLRPDVQLNLLDTYAKLLPLRDKTHTAWHQWQEAQARLQAASLSEQEKQRQLDLYTFQLQEIENAAPKAGEDLELEQKLPQLKHAGKLVECAAQAYHDLYEDENAAVTLVGRALRQVRDMAQLDEQALPLADRLAQAETLLSDTCEEIASYQQDLHADPQILDQMLSRHEKLKRLKLKYGPELADVLQTAADMKAQIDRLQNAQLVQEELTQQVQQTRHQLDQLCEQLHEKRLKAAEQLAACLQQEIAPLGFNGLQVEIAVEMDSENPTATGADRVEFLLSPNPGQELRPLRAIASGGELSRVMLGLKTVLAGEIPVMIFDEVDTGIGGRTATLVGQKLRCVAQNRQVLCVTHLASVAAYAQAHFYIEKCTDGKKTEVQLSALSDKQITQEIARMLGALSDTDKTALAHAQQMRQQANK, via the coding sequence ATGCTGCGCCAACTGACCGTACGCAATTTTGCCATTATTTCCTCGGTTAGCTTTACCCCCAAACCCGGACTCAATGTTTTCACCGGGGAAACCGGCGCCGGAAAATCCGTAGCCATCGCGGCCTTAGGTTTTGTACTGGGAGCGCGCGGCTCTGTATCACTTATCAAAGACGGCACCGATAAATTGGAAGTCAGCGCGGTCTTTGATAATTCCCTATCTAAAACCCTGCAACAAAAATACAACATTTCTTCCGCTACTTTTACGCTGACCCGCACTTTAGACCGTGGCGGAAAAGGCAAATCTTATATTGACGGAAAACCCGTACCGGCGGCCGCACTAGCCGAACTGGGGCAACAGTTAGTGGATTTTCACGGCCAGCACGAACATCAAAGTCTGCTTCGCCCCGATGTGCAACTTAATTTGCTAGACACCTATGCCAAACTGCTCCCTTTACGCGATAAAACCCACACCGCTTGGCACCAGTGGCAAGAAGCACAAGCCCGCTTGCAAGCGGCCAGTTTGTCCGAACAAGAAAAACAACGCCAATTGGATTTATACACTTTTCAACTGCAGGAAATTGAAAATGCCGCGCCCAAAGCCGGAGAGGATTTGGAATTGGAGCAAAAATTGCCGCAACTCAAACACGCCGGTAAATTAGTGGAATGTGCCGCGCAAGCATACCACGATTTATACGAAGATGAAAATGCCGCCGTAACGCTGGTAGGCCGCGCGTTGCGCCAAGTGCGTGACATGGCACAACTGGACGAACAAGCCCTGCCGTTAGCCGACCGTTTGGCACAAGCCGAAACCCTGCTGTCTGACACCTGTGAAGAAATTGCCTCTTATCAGCAGGATTTACATGCGGACCCGCAAATTTTAGACCAAATGCTTTCCCGCCACGAAAAACTCAAACGTCTCAAACTTAAATATGGACCGGAACTTGCCGATGTTTTGCAAACCGCCGCGGATATGAAAGCACAAATTGACCGTTTACAAAACGCGCAGTTAGTGCAGGAAGAACTCACCCAGCAGGTCCAGCAAACTCGCCACCAGTTAGACCAACTATGCGAACAATTACACGAAAAACGCTTAAAAGCCGCCGAACAATTAGCCGCCTGTTTACAGCAAGAAATTGCTCCCTTGGGTTTTAACGGACTGCAAGTGGAAATCGCGGTAGAAATGGACAGCGAAAACCCCACCGCCACGGGCGCTGACCGAGTAGAATTTTTATTGTCCCCCAACCCGGGTCAAGAATTACGCCCACTACGCGCCATTGCCTCCGGCGGAGAATTGTCCCGCGTCATGCTGGGACTTAAAACCGTACTGGCCGGAGAAATACCCGTCATGATTTTTGACGAGGTGGACACCGGTATCGGCGGACGGACCGCCACATTAGTCGGGCAAAAATTGCGCTGCGTGGCCCAAAATCGCCAAGTGCTATGCGTCACCCATTTAGCCAGCGTAGCCGCTTATGCACAAGCACATTTTTATATCGAAAAATGCACGGACGGGAAAAAGACGGAAGTGCAGCTTTCCGCTCTCTCAGACAAACAGATTACGCAAGAAATTGCACGCATGTTGGGTGCATTGTCCGACACCGATAAAACCGCTTTAGCCCATGCACAACAAATGCGCCAACAAGCTAATAAATAA
- a CDS encoding glycerate kinase, protein MHILLLPNSLKGSLSARQTARVLCQALQKKHTVRAVALSDGGDGFIDFFSTLYPSARKVYLSAQNAFGKSVRTSYLWIPKQKTAVLETAQICGLGQAKKEELNPLGASSFGVGQVLLHALKKGAKKIYIGLGGVACNDGGAGIVQALGALFLDKHNRALRPGAKPLLQLRSVEFSALRPLLRGVQIYAVADVINPMLGPQGSARVYGPQKGATPAQVRTLEKALCAYARVLKRVTGKDIGHTPSTGAAGALCASLYALCGAKIILGADFLRTHLPLATWAKRADLIITCEGKLDHQTLFGKAPLAVLQVAKAQHKPVLFICGQWEGKVLQKLPRGTQLKLICLSDFAADTADSINHAGRYLRRAVQTL, encoded by the coding sequence ATGCACATTTTACTCTTACCCAATAGTTTGAAAGGATCTCTCAGCGCGCGCCAAACGGCGCGCGTTTTGTGCCAAGCGTTACAGAAAAAACACACCGTTCGCGCCGTTGCGCTTTCGGATGGCGGAGATGGATTCATCGATTTCTTTAGCACCTTGTATCCGTCAGCACGCAAAGTGTATCTGAGCGCCCAAAATGCTTTCGGCAAATCCGTCCGCACATCGTATTTATGGATACCTAAACAAAAAACCGCCGTGCTGGAAACAGCCCAAATTTGCGGATTGGGACAAGCTAAAAAAGAGGAATTAAATCCCTTGGGGGCTTCTTCTTTTGGGGTAGGACAGGTATTACTGCACGCACTTAAAAAAGGGGCTAAAAAAATTTATATCGGGCTGGGCGGCGTAGCCTGTAATGACGGCGGTGCCGGTATCGTACAAGCACTGGGAGCTTTATTTTTAGATAAACACAACCGCGCGCTGCGCCCGGGGGCCAAACCGCTCTTACAACTACGTAGTGTAGAGTTCTCAGCGCTGCGTCCGCTTTTACGCGGCGTGCAAATTTATGCAGTGGCTGATGTAATTAATCCCATGCTCGGCCCGCAAGGATCCGCACGGGTGTATGGTCCGCAAAAAGGAGCCACCCCGGCGCAAGTGCGCACCTTGGAAAAAGCACTCTGCGCGTATGCCCGCGTGCTTAAGCGTGTTACGGGAAAAGACATTGGCCATACTCCTTCCACCGGAGCGGCAGGGGCATTATGCGCCAGCCTATATGCACTTTGCGGAGCTAAAATTATTTTAGGAGCCGATTTTTTACGCACCCATCTGCCGTTGGCTACCTGGGCCAAACGGGCCGATTTAATCATTACGTGTGAAGGAAAATTAGACCACCAAACTCTATTTGGCAAAGCTCCGCTGGCCGTACTCCAAGTAGCCAAAGCGCAACACAAACCCGTTTTGTTTATTTGTGGCCAATGGGAAGGAAAAGTGCTTCAAAAATTACCGCGCGGTACGCAATTAAAATTAATCTGTTTATCGGATTTTGCCGCCGATACGGCAGATAGTATCAACCATGCCGGTCGCTATTTGCGCCGTGCCGTACAAACCCTATAA
- a CDS encoding HAD family hydrolase has translation MKKLVIFDLDGTLLNTIADLAAATNQALVQLGFPMHKEEAYLQFVGNGIYKLFERALPEQNRSAEDIARVKELFVPYYNAHGTDLTVPYAGITELLETLQQRGIKLAVASNKYQAATSELIAHYFPTISFTAVYGQREGFPTKPHPMLVEKICQESAVSSADTLYVGDSEVDMQTAQNAGVQACAVTWGFRSLSLLQSYHPAYVAHKAADILKFL, from the coding sequence ATGAAGAAACTGGTCATTTTTGATTTGGACGGAACACTACTTAACACCATCGCGGATTTAGCCGCCGCTACCAATCAGGCATTGGTGCAATTGGGTTTTCCTATGCACAAAGAAGAGGCCTACTTACAGTTTGTCGGAAACGGTATTTATAAACTTTTTGAGCGGGCTTTACCGGAGCAAAATCGCAGTGCAGAAGATATCGCCCGCGTCAAAGAGTTGTTTGTACCGTATTATAACGCGCACGGAACAGATTTAACCGTACCGTATGCAGGCATTACAGAACTACTGGAAACATTACAACAACGTGGCATTAAACTGGCCGTAGCTTCCAATAAATACCAAGCCGCCACCTCTGAATTGATTGCTCATTATTTTCCGACTATTTCTTTTACTGCGGTGTATGGTCAACGTGAGGGGTTTCCTACTAAGCCGCATCCGATGCTGGTGGAAAAAATCTGCCAGGAGAGTGCGGTTTCTTCGGCAGATACGTTGTATGTGGGGGATTCGGAAGTGGATATGCAGACCGCGCAAAATGCCGGCGTGCAAGCATGTGCGGTAACGTGGGGATTTCGTTCTTTGTCTTTACTGCAAAGTTATCACCCTGCGTACGTAGCGCATAAAGCAGCTGATATTTTGAAATTTTTATAG
- a CDS encoding alpha/beta hydrolase, translating to MLQIFLIILLVLAVGCLAVLWGCSRIAKKALHPVSKRKPLDVWPDQYRLAYENVCFQTADKVQLKGWFLPNPDSNKTIILMHGWGMNRGDIFRNTCFLRDLGFNLLYFDFRALGESGGKISSIGYLETKDLQAAISFLKETRPFACEKIGLYGLSMGGMVAIYEAANNPEIACVAAEASYYSFRKVVSRWAWVHNKVPYFPLMPIVLHYIRQRLGANPEQYSPKFNVPKITPRPIFIIHGRYDNLVPAAQAKLLYKNAGEPKEIWLVPGAKHNQCAEVGGFEYKQRMGDFFRTYLA from the coding sequence ATGCTTCAAATCTTTTTAATTATTTTATTAGTACTGGCAGTAGGTTGTTTAGCGGTGTTGTGGGGATGTTCCCGCATCGCCAAGAAGGCCTTGCACCCGGTTTCCAAAAGAAAACCTTTGGATGTGTGGCCGGACCAATATCGTTTGGCCTACGAAAATGTTTGCTTTCAAACCGCCGATAAAGTGCAACTCAAAGGATGGTTTTTACCCAATCCCGATTCCAACAAAACCATTATTTTGATGCACGGTTGGGGTATGAACCGCGGAGATATTTTTAGAAATACTTGCTTCCTGCGCGATTTAGGTTTTAACTTGCTGTATTTTGACTTCCGCGCCTTGGGAGAAAGCGGCGGCAAAATCAGCTCTATCGGTTATTTGGAAACGAAAGATTTGCAGGCGGCGATTTCATTCTTAAAAGAGACGCGTCCGTTTGCTTGTGAAAAAATCGGTTTGTATGGTTTATCCATGGGCGGTATGGTGGCCATTTACGAAGCAGCGAACAATCCGGAAATTGCCTGCGTGGCGGCAGAGGCTTCGTATTATTCTTTCCGCAAAGTGGTATCCCGCTGGGCCTGGGTACACAATAAAGTACCGTATTTCCCGTTGATGCCCATTGTGTTACACTATATTCGTCAACGCTTGGGAGCTAATCCGGAGCAATACAGTCCTAAATTTAATGTTCCGAAAATTACGCCGCGTCCGATTTTTATTATCCATGGCCGTTACGACAATTTAGTGCCGGCCGCTCAAGCCAAACTGCTCTATAAAAATGCCGGCGAACCGAAAGAAATTTGGCTCGTTCCGGGCGCCAAGCACAATCAGTGTGCCGAAGTGGGCGGCTTTGAGTATAAGCAGCGCATGGGCGATTTCTTCCGAACGTATCTGGCGTAA
- a CDS encoding NAD(P)H-hydrate dehydratase, whose amino-acid sequence MRLTRAIVKSFLPQRPKTAHKGTFGRVLVVAGSDCMSGAGVLCAKGALQAGAGLVCLALPRNRQEMAAAALPESLTLGLPVKEGVISASATSVLLRYVEQFEPSVVLIGSGLSKAPFIIPFLKKIQFPTVLDADALNALARTPHWDQICRRVPVICTPHPAEMKRMIGGEISTLEKVRIQQAKQLSNLTGGVSVLKGFHSVVTDGKTTYINPTGGPALAKAGTGDVLGGIIAGLWAQWVAAEGFNKASALKAAAAGVYLHGLCGELAAQALSERCVLASDVAMQLPRAMKKLLRGK is encoded by the coding sequence ATGCGCCTAACCCGCGCGATAGTTAAATCCTTTTTACCACAACGCCCGAAGACGGCCCATAAGGGCACCTTCGGGCGTGTGCTTGTAGTGGCCGGATCGGACTGTATGTCCGGCGCAGGAGTGCTGTGTGCCAAAGGAGCATTACAGGCAGGCGCGGGGTTGGTGTGTTTGGCTTTGCCACGCAACCGCCAAGAAATGGCCGCGGCCGCATTGCCGGAGAGTTTGACACTGGGATTACCGGTAAAAGAGGGAGTGATTTCCGCCTCGGCCACTTCCGTATTGTTACGTTACGTAGAGCAATTTGAACCGTCTGTTGTGTTAATTGGCTCGGGTTTGTCTAAGGCGCCCTTTATTATTCCTTTCTTGAAAAAAATACAATTCCCCACGGTGCTGGATGCAGATGCGCTAAACGCTTTAGCGCGCACTCCTCATTGGGATCAGATTTGCCGGCGTGTTCCGGTAATTTGTACCCCGCATCCGGCCGAGATGAAACGGATGATTGGTGGGGAAATCAGTACACTGGAAAAAGTACGTATCCAACAGGCCAAGCAGTTAAGTAATTTAACAGGCGGCGTGAGTGTGCTTAAAGGTTTTCATAGTGTGGTAACAGACGGAAAAACTACTTATATTAATCCTACCGGCGGCCCAGCCCTGGCAAAAGCCGGAACCGGAGATGTATTGGGAGGTATTATTGCCGGATTATGGGCTCAATGGGTAGCGGCGGAAGGTTTTAATAAAGCCTCCGCTCTTAAAGCTGCGGCGGCAGGTGTATATTTACACGGGTTATGCGGTGAGTTGGCGGCCCAAGCATTAAGCGAGCGTTGTGTGCTGGCTTCTGACGTGGCCATGCAGTTGCCCCGTGCCATGAAAAAACTCCTACGCGGAAAATAA
- the glmS gene encoding glutamine--fructose-6-phosphate transaminase (isomerizing) yields MCGIIGYVGTKNSVPFLIEGLKKLEYRGYDSAGIAVAENGKTHRIRAVGKVAELEKAALLESPKGSCGIGHTRWATHGKPSEENSHPHTDCSGDIVVVHNGIIENFLPLKEKLQSLGHKFQSETDTETIAHLIEENLKHVTAKTDEERLLLAVMKTNAELHGAFAYGVMWTKTPHQIIGVKNQSPLVVGVGKTENFLASDVPAFLKHTNRVLFLEDGQTVVLTPEKVTVYGVDGKEMKAKPIKVSWDQKTAEKGGYKHFMLKEIYEQPQALEDTLRTARADFARILGLKTEDLRKIRNVYMVACGTAYHAALIGKYYLENFAGVTASVDLASEFKYRTIPPAKDTLCIAISQSGETADTLGAVKKAKDLGFKRLAICNVLGSGLTRACNSVFYTHCGPEISVASTKAFTSQIISLYALAIFLGHASGNISQSEFNKLYKELMAVPKAVAETLKIEYTVRHLTRKIYKSDRFIFLGRNVDFPIALEGALKLKEISYSSAEGFAAGEIKHGPISVIDKGTPVMVLMPKNQLFDKMLSACQECRARGAFVIAVTTPDGQEEAAAVTDKQIIVPQASEYLQPVLDIVALQFFAYWVAKRLGRDIDQPRNLAKSVTVE; encoded by the coding sequence ATGTGTGGAATTATTGGATATGTAGGCACTAAAAACAGCGTTCCGTTTTTGATTGAAGGACTTAAAAAATTAGAGTACCGCGGTTATGATTCTGCAGGTATTGCCGTGGCGGAAAATGGAAAAACACATCGTATCCGTGCTGTAGGCAAGGTGGCGGAACTGGAGAAGGCGGCCCTACTGGAAAGTCCGAAAGGATCGTGCGGAATTGGGCATACCCGTTGGGCCACTCATGGCAAACCCAGTGAAGAAAATTCACATCCACATACCGATTGTAGCGGAGACATTGTGGTGGTGCATAACGGGATTATCGAAAACTTTTTGCCTCTTAAGGAAAAACTGCAATCCTTAGGCCATAAATTCCAAAGCGAAACCGACACGGAAACGATTGCTCATTTGATTGAAGAAAATCTGAAACATGTCACTGCCAAAACAGATGAAGAGCGTTTGTTATTAGCGGTCATGAAAACCAATGCAGAGTTGCATGGGGCTTTTGCCTACGGCGTCATGTGGACGAAGACTCCGCATCAAATTATCGGTGTGAAGAATCAAAGCCCGTTAGTAGTGGGCGTAGGTAAAACGGAGAACTTTTTAGCTTCCGATGTGCCGGCTTTCCTCAAACATACCAACAGAGTGTTATTTTTGGAAGACGGACAAACCGTAGTTCTCACCCCGGAAAAAGTAACTGTATATGGAGTAGATGGCAAGGAAATGAAAGCCAAACCCATCAAAGTGTCTTGGGATCAAAAAACAGCTGAGAAAGGCGGCTACAAACATTTTATGCTCAAGGAAATTTATGAGCAACCCCAAGCCTTAGAAGATACGTTGCGTACGGCTCGTGCAGACTTTGCCCGTATTTTGGGACTTAAGACAGAAGATTTGCGCAAAATTCGCAATGTATACATGGTGGCTTGCGGAACGGCCTATCATGCGGCTTTAATTGGGAAGTATTATTTAGAGAATTTTGCCGGCGTGACCGCATCTGTGGATTTAGCCAGTGAATTCAAATACCGTACGATTCCGCCTGCCAAAGATACGCTGTGTATTGCTATCAGCCAATCCGGTGAAACAGCAGATACTTTGGGCGCGGTGAAAAAGGCGAAAGATTTGGGATTTAAGCGCCTGGCGATTTGTAATGTGCTGGGATCTGGATTAACCCGTGCGTGCAATAGTGTATTTTATACGCATTGCGGGCCGGAAATCAGCGTGGCTTCCACAAAAGCATTTACCAGTCAAATTATTTCCTTGTATGCGCTGGCTATATTCTTGGGGCATGCTTCGGGAAATATCAGCCAAAGTGAATTTAACAAACTGTATAAAGAATTAATGGCGGTACCGAAAGCGGTAGCGGAAACATTGAAAATTGAATACACGGTGCGACATTTGACGCGCAAGATTTACAAATCTGACCGCTTTATTTTCTTGGGCCGCAATGTAGATTTCCCGATTGCTTTGGAAGGTGCTTTGAAACTGAAGGAAATTTCTTATTCTTCCGCCGAAGGTTTTGCTGCGGGAGAGATTAAGCACGGGCCGATTTCTGTAATCGACAAAGGCACACCGGTAATGGTGCTGATGCCTAAAAACCAGTTGTTTGATAAGATGCTCTCTGCTTGCCAAGAATGCCGCGCCCGCGGTGCCTTTGTGATAGCTGTTACTACGCCGGACGGACAAGAAGAAGCGGCGGCGGTGACGGATAAACAAATTATTGTGCCGCAAGCCAGTGAGTATTTGCAACCGGTATTGGATATTGTTGCGTTACAATTTTTTGCCTATTGGGTGGCAAAACGTTTGGGACGCGATATCGATCAGCCACGCAATTTAGCTAAGAGCGTGACCGTAGAATAA
- a CDS encoding pyridoxine 5'-phosphate synthase, translating into MSLQLGVNIDHVATLRHARQETYPDPLMAAEICLAMGADYIVIHVRNDDRHMTEKDLARLCKVYRKYIHLECNFSEKMQKMVLKYKPGSVCIVPEQPGEVTTTGGLKFTPKNFDRIRAMTEALQKKKIRVSLFIDPTADSVRTAAKCGADIVELCTRDYSQARTAKQRAALLQDLAMSSLLAKELGLEVHAGHGLDYENVLPVADLCGMSCLNIGFSIISRAVLAGLPNAVSGMKELL; encoded by the coding sequence ATGAGTTTACAGTTGGGTGTTAATATTGACCATGTAGCCACTTTGCGCCATGCTCGGCAAGAAACCTATCCGGATCCGCTGATGGCGGCCGAGATTTGTTTGGCGATGGGAGCCGATTATATCGTGATACATGTCCGTAACGATGATCGCCATATGACAGAAAAAGATTTAGCCCGTTTGTGTAAAGTGTATCGTAAATACATTCATTTGGAGTGTAATTTTTCCGAGAAAATGCAGAAAATGGTTCTCAAATACAAACCCGGTTCTGTATGTATCGTGCCGGAACAACCGGGAGAAGTAACCACTACGGGCGGGCTGAAATTTACGCCAAAAAATTTTGACCGTATCCGCGCCATGACCGAAGCCCTGCAAAAGAAAAAAATCCGCGTAAGTTTGTTTATTGACCCGACGGCAGATAGCGTACGGACGGCTGCCAAATGCGGGGCAGATATTGTGGAACTATGCACGCGCGATTACAGCCAAGCGCGCACCGCTAAACAACGTGCGGCCCTGTTGCAAGATTTAGCCATGTCATCCTTACTTGCCAAAGAATTGGGCTTGGAAGTGCATGCCGGTCACGGACTGGATTATGAAAATGTATTACCGGTAGCAGATTTGTGTGGTATGAGTTGCCTAAACATTGGGTTTTCTATTATTTCCCGTGCGGTATTGGCGGGGTTGCCTAATGCTGTGTCTGGAATGAAAGAATTGCTCTAA
- the glmM gene encoding phosphoglucosamine mutase, producing the protein MGKYFGTDGVRAVAGQFPLTEDFICKLGYGALKALDQYAEKEHLKKQVIIARDTRLSGPAILKSLATGIRAAGADVLDMGVSPTPSVATAVKQTGSVCGVVISASHNPPEFNGIKFFSATGTKLPEALEEQIEQAIEQLDTVPAPVGNYRPAPELVVGYKKFLMSTVDPKLLQGTKVVLDCANGAAHQIAPDVFRALGMDVVVMAAENNGALINKGVGALHTEKMQQLVQETGAYVGFSFDGDADRVMASDETGRQLDGEYIISAAALALRQAGKLPQNKAVMTVMANLGCINFLQEQGVNVELTPVGDKHVARVLKEQGLAVGGETSGHIIFSEFANTGDGILSALQFLQFAKKSGKTVSQFAWQWEKYPCQLRAIAVTSKPDLESLSGFLDEIYRLENSLGGKGRVFVRYSGTEPKLRILVEGAQATEVQRVADAAEAAYRVHMEDKK; encoded by the coding sequence ATGGGCAAATATTTTGGTACGGATGGCGTGCGTGCAGTAGCAGGCCAGTTTCCGTTGACAGAAGATTTTATTTGTAAACTAGGATATGGTGCTTTGAAAGCATTAGACCAATATGCCGAAAAAGAACATCTCAAAAAGCAGGTCATAATTGCGCGGGATACCCGCCTTTCCGGCCCTGCTATTCTAAAAAGTTTAGCCACCGGTATCCGGGCCGCCGGAGCGGACGTACTCGATATGGGTGTTTCGCCCACTCCGTCCGTAGCTACAGCTGTTAAACAAACCGGTAGCGTGTGTGGTGTGGTAATTTCTGCCAGTCATAATCCCCCTGAATTTAACGGAATTAAATTTTTTAGTGCGACGGGTACTAAATTGCCGGAAGCACTGGAAGAACAAATCGAACAAGCGATCGAACAATTAGATACGGTACCGGCTCCGGTTGGCAACTATCGCCCGGCTCCGGAACTGGTGGTGGGATATAAAAAATTTTTAATGTCCACCGTTGACCCTAAATTGTTGCAAGGCACTAAAGTAGTGCTGGATTGCGCCAATGGTGCCGCTCACCAAATTGCACCGGATGTGTTCCGTGCATTAGGAATGGACGTGGTGGTCATGGCGGCTGAAAACAACGGAGCGCTTATTAATAAAGGGGTGGGCGCTTTGCATACGGAAAAGATGCAACAACTCGTCCAAGAGACCGGTGCTTATGTTGGTTTTAGCTTTGACGGAGATGCTGACCGTGTAATGGCTAGTGACGAGACCGGTCGCCAATTAGACGGCGAGTATATTATTTCCGCGGCAGCTTTGGCCTTACGCCAAGCCGGAAAATTACCCCAGAACAAAGCAGTCATGACGGTCATGGCAAACTTGGGATGTATTAATTTTTTGCAAGAACAAGGTGTAAATGTGGAGCTGACTCCCGTTGGAGACAAGCATGTGGCCCGCGTGTTAAAAGAGCAAGGTTTAGCCGTAGGCGGAGAAACATCCGGCCACATTATTTTCTCGGAATTTGCGAACACCGGAGATGGAATTTTATCGGCATTGCAATTTTTACAATTTGCTAAAAAATCCGGCAAAACGGTTAGCCAATTCGCATGGCAATGGGAAAAATATCCTTGTCAATTACGTGCCATAGCGGTTACCAGCAAACCGGATTTAGAAAGTTTGTCCGGTTTTTTGGATGAAATTTATCGGTTGGAAAACAGCTTGGGCGGTAAAGGACGTGTGTTCGTGCGCTATAGCGGCACGGAACCGAAATTGCGTATCTTAGTGGAAGGTGCACAAGCAACCGAAGTGCAACGTGTAGCTGATGCGGCCGAAGCGGCCTATCGGGTGCATATGGAGGATAAAAAATGA